The DNA region GGCAAAAAAGTCAGATTTGCTGAGCTTCAACGCATCATTCTTGATCTTCGCAAACGTAAACGCTTCACTCAGGCCCTCCAGGTACATCTCAATCTATCGGAATTTATCTCAGGTTATTTACCTATTAGTAAATTTGGTTTCTTGCagttgtgatttttgaaagTAAAATGAATAGCCTTCATGTCTTGATTTCCTTTTCTGtaatttttgtcaaatatttgCAGCTAATTTTAAATCTAGAAATTCTGGTTAGTTATCATTTCTGTTATTAGTGTCGTGGCATTGTTGGTGAAGCTGCTCAGTTGATAatttatgactttttttttattttttttatttttatgatgttaatgTCTGGATCAACTTGCACGTATATGGACTACTCCATGGGTACCTGCTACCTTTGTCCACTAAGGCTTAAGCAGATGAGATGTTTGTAGCCTCCGCTGGGATTTGATTCTCCTCCCACATCATTGTTAATTTAGGATGTTGGTGTTTAGACTTTGCGCAGTTTGGTTTGGATTATAAAAACatttttgattattttcttaaaacaagAAGTGATTATTAAGGGTGTTGCCCATAGAAAATAAGATATGTTTCTTTCTTATGGAAATGTTACTCATTTATCAGATACAATCCGCGACATTCAGCTACTGATTCCGCTTGTATATACGTTCCTTGTAGTGATTAAATGGAATGCCTCATTTATTGATGCTAATTGTTGAGCAGGCGTCCGACTGGTTGAAGAATTCTggtattttcactttttcatcAACCGAGCATGCAGTACAACTGGATCTGTTAGGTAAGGTTCACGGGTTTCCTGCTGCAGAAAGCTACTTCAATAACTTGAGCAAAGAAGATAAGAATGATAAGACATTTGGTGCTCTTCTACATTGTTATGTTCGGCAGTGCCAAACTGAAAAGGCACTGACACATCTGCGGAGGATGGAGGAGGAAGGTATTTCTCTATCTTCTGTGGCCTTCAATGATATAATGTCACTGTACACAAGAACCGATGAGTATGAACGGATCCCTGAAATGCTGCGGCATATGAAGGAAATTGGGGTACGTCCTGACAATTTAAGTTACAGAATATGTATTAATTCGTATGGAGCAAAATCAGATATTGAGGGGATGGAGAGGGTCTTAAATGAAATGGAGAACCAATCTTACATCGTCATGGACTGGAACACCTATGCTGCTGTGgcaaatatatatgttaaagcAGGCTTAAATGATAAAGCTAACAGTTTCCTCAAGAAAGCGGAGGAGAAAATAGATAATAAAGAAGGGCTCGGGTATAATTACCTCATTTCTGTATATTCTAGACTGGGAAACAAAGATGAAGTAATCAGATTATGGTTTCTTGAGAAGAGTGCTCTAAAGAGGTGCATAAATAGGGATTACATTAATATGTTAGAAGCTCTAGTGAGACTTGATGCACTTGAAGCAGCGGAACAGTTGCTCAAGGAGTGGGAGACATCCGATAAcagttatgatatccgagtgcCATACATAGTCATTATAGGGTATATTGATAAAAAGCTATATGAAAAGGCAGCGACCATGCTTGAAGATTTATCTACAAAAGGGAAGATACTAACACCAAATATTTGGGGAAGACTGGCAGCAGGCTACCTAGATAAAGGTGAGTTTGAGAGGGCTGTGAAATGCATGAAAGTTGCGTTGTCCTTGAAGAAGGATAGGAAAGGTTGGAAGCCTGATCCTAAGGGCATCATGAGAATATTCAGTTGGTTTGAGGAGAATGGCAGTGTGAATGACGCTGAATCATTTTTTAATTCACTGAGGCCTGTTGTCGCCGTAAATAGAGAGATGTATCATGTCttactaaaattatatataGCAGGTGGTAAAGAAGTTGAAAGACTTCTAAACAGTATGAGAGCTGATAAcattgatgaaaatgaagaaacaaaGTTGATACTTGGATTACAACCCAACGAGATTCAAACAGTTAAATGTTCTGTATGAATTTACTTAAACGTTAATTCCAAATAACTGTTTTAGTTCAGTTTTTGGTACGTGTGTGAAAAACATATTTCCGTGCTCGGTCTTTGCCACGTTCGGAACAATTTATGCTGGTCCTTTGGGGTTCCTCCTTCCATTGTTCCTTCTGGAGTTTTGATCGAACTGGGATCTCttgctttgttttcttcttgTCGTGATGTTGTCCATTCCCTTCAAAATCATTGCCCAGTCTTCCTGATTTTCTTTGTCCTCCTCTTCATTTTCTATTTCATCAAGAAAGGTTTTGAATGCAACATCTGTCCATGCCTCTGAAGAAAAGATTTCTCATAAACAATCAGCTTGTTTCGGAGTTCATCATATGACATTTGAACAAAACTTTCATATGGAATTGCATCAACATAAGTTTGCCACACTCTAGGCAAAATCCTCAGAATTTTTCTGACTTGTTCACCATTAGAGTAGGATTTTCCTAAAGCCTTGAGGTCTCCAagaattttattaaatctcCGGAACATGTCTTTAATTGTTTCATCTTCTTTCATCAAGAAATGGTCGTACTCATGAAGCAGAAGACTTATCTTGGCTTCCTTTACTTTCTGTGTAATTGTACCTTCATGGAGCATCTCCAACTTGTCCCATATTTCCTTTGCAGTTTCACAACTTGAGACGTTTTCGAACTCTTCCATGCTCAAAGCATGGTAAAGTAGGTGCTTAGCTCTAGCATTCGTTTGCATGACATCCATCTGttcttttgtgtatttattgatttttgatgtagtagcggatgcctCGCCTTCATGTTTCTTTCCCTCGTCATCACCAGGAATCGGTAGTGGTCCGTCCTGAATGACTAACCATAATTGATAGTCAATTGATTGAACATACGTTCTCATTCTAGCCTTCCAATGGCGATAATGTTCTCCCTTGAAGTATAGTGGCCTCGAGTCTTCGTCTCGAGTGATTCCTCCTGCAATTTGATGACTGGCCATTGGTCTTTTCTCACTTCCTGCTAAGCAAAAACAAACTTGTGAGACAGACTTCGATACCAATTGAAAAATACAAGGAGGGTGAAGTATGCCTTTCTAAAATACTTGGTCGATTATGGTGGTTACAGAGAGCTACATATTCAATAGCAGATAATAAGAGATTAAAGATAAATTATAGTAAATGAGACATAAGCTTTTATACTGATTCAACGCCAACGTTAAGGTTGGTCTTCACTCAGAGCACCCACAAACATTCAGAAGGAACAACCACACAACCCTCCCTGTTTCCCCTCACTTCTCTTTTAGTACATTGTATTGTGTACATTACAATGTCTGCAAagaatgtgtcacgacccaaccctgtaggccgtgactagtgccctatctgggcacccaaacacacttatccaacgctatctcaatttatgtcaaacacatccaagtatataacgtggccgacaaggctatgtttcaaatttatgtaatttgcggaaaaaaaaaaatttcgcgagagtttcctttgttttacgactatccaaaataacccgcGTAcgtaaataccaacaaaggccacagggccaacaaaacatcatatatacatatgcggaccggccgccgcggcgaatgggatcgcccaaacacaacagatacaaacacaaccgtacggaagtaggcacaacccacaaaatatgtccacagACTTCTAAACATACAGACAGACTGAATCAtatgacaggacagggccccgccgtgcccccgagcaaacaaatatatacaccatggacgaatatgtaccaaaggTAGGCTCTAATGTTAAGCACTCCAAGACCGTCGATGAAAatcctaggcggcggatcaccaaaatcgtactgcgggcatgaaacgcaaccccccgacgaaagggggtcggtacgaatatgtacgagtatgcaaagtagaaatATACAATATGTCAAATCGAGCCATAATCGAAGCGgaaatacagaaagtaagtacatatccaaaataccaaaacgtttacttattaataatatttttctcaagaaaacgaACTATGCATAGAGCTCAGTGtcacaccacataccgcggtcaaaatccagtggcactatcacatcacataacataccgcggccaaatacccggcggcaatatcgcgaacataccgcggccaaatacccggcggcaatatcacgGGACATACTGCGACCAAATACCCGGCGAATATCACAgacataacatacataacataacataacataccgcggccgaaTACCCGGTAATATCATATAacgacatacaaatcattattacaaacccaatagaataaccaaagcgtacTACTATTTCCAACCCAAGGAAATAGTCAATTCAAATTTTCTCCGAATGTTCCTCGAAAGCATATCAATccaaacttcagaaatcataatcccgtatcaaaatcacatgcatatgagcaaataaataattaagctaccTTTCAAAAATCcggtgaccaaatatatttactaacatcggaaagtgcGAAAACAAGTTTcgatttatcggaattagtacaTCAAAGCTACAACCTTCGAAATCGTCCTTATGTGTCAAACtcgtattatcaaactcaataaagtagttaaaatagtcatatttgaaatcggaataatcatcacaacattttcttcaagaattgtctaaattacataaaagggtatcgcgggacccacggacgggtgtagacccgagctgggcccgcccatgaaaaacatactcattatatatcatacaaactcctacgaaagtttcaaagcattccgagcttttctgagaaagttatgagcgtttgtagtttttgaatcgctAATGAATaagttcttaaaaaaaaatcagcttttaagtAGCCTTTGCAAATTATTAATTCCAAGGGTATAAGGATCAacgttatggcatattagcacaaggataccaaggaaacaagtgcaaatcatatacaagctcggattgcgagaatagagtttcctcgaggcttgaatcatagcctaatttaactaagacatgccaaaaaggaaggttattttacatacctcaaacgctctccaaaatgatccgaactcaagctaatccaaactatgattcgggctgcccacgatctaaaaataagccataaaatgccaaacattagctaatgacttttaggccttaaattccaatttcgccctaattctacaaaaatttgggcagcatttcccctgtaaataggctaccccgagaatttaactcgctcaaaatcaacaacaacaaccacaataatcaacctagcaacatcgatAATCAATTCGAAAGGCAAAGTAATAATAGTagctctcttttacatcattcaacaatctttcataaattcaattcgatgGCTTAACTTCAAGctaacatcgacgcttatacattcgcatactaacccgaacccataccaacaacatttaaggacattctaagcaattcatacaacatttccaataatcccaatttttctccaaactggccgaaaacagccccaaccGAGACAggcccttaatttttttttcttcatttccaaatcatagtttgtatccacaatttacattctaacaatgctatctcatcaatataccaattacattaaatatacaataacctccaaaaacagtccgcaacattaacaacatcattttgagtcaacaaacattcatttccaacataagattcatagcgacgacgattaaaacaataagcgatattaattcatcctttaccaAACATTTGAGggctatacacggccacattgtACATGAACATATAGCGATGGTTTTTATTCTCCTCTCCACTCCACAACAAGCAAACACGAtacaagaattaattcatcaattccATTTTTCAACACCCATTTACACGGCTAGCTCCTCAAGCACACAACCCACTTCCAACACACTATATTTCAAGatattcatccatattaacacactacaatatgcataaaacatttataacccataaaacaagagaaattcttacctttcttctttattcctcaataggctagggtttccaaaagatgagaaatagtggattgatcgctccaacgatggtTCCACGCTACTTAGAGACCTCAAGATAAtaggtttacatcaatggaataattttagaaggacaagaaatgggggTGGATTTTCTTGagccttggccgagagcctccttcaATGGAGaggtcttcaacttttttttttttttgtgcaagtgttgaaatgagcttaagatgactagtagtcatcttttaatcccttTATGAAGAGTACAAAAACTTGGCCCActttaatgtgttgttccactcaaaagttgacacaaaaattgtgtgggggccTCAATCCACTCACATGGCCAactatggaaaatggatgatttttcaacttccaattttatcacttttggccccaaattttcctaatcgTTCCATACCAATCAATTCATGCataacttatgtcttaaaaaaaaaaaaatcaaaggtcaaaaatcccgactttgtatcccgaaatagttttgtccttaacttatcataattaatccggattatttcaatgcacaaaaatacgg from Lycium ferocissimum isolate CSIRO_LF1 chromosome 2, AGI_CSIRO_Lferr_CH_V1, whole genome shotgun sequence includes:
- the LOC132045319 gene encoding pentatricopeptide repeat-containing protein At4g21705, mitochondrial, which translates into the protein MQLNRRIFQGLTGIACRFYHSDKGKKATLYSKISPLGNPNCSVTNELDEWVCKGKKVRFAELQRIILDLRKRKRFTQALQASDWLKNSGIFTFSSTEHAVQLDLLGKVHGFPAAESYFNNLSKEDKNDKTFGALLHCYVRQCQTEKALTHLRRMEEEGISLSSVAFNDIMSLYTRTDEYERIPEMLRHMKEIGVRPDNLSYRICINSYGAKSDIEGMERVLNEMENQSYIVMDWNTYAAVANIYVKAGLNDKANSFLKKAEEKIDNKEGLGYNYLISVYSRLGNKDEVIRLWFLEKSALKRCINRDYINMLEALVRLDALEAAEQLLKEWETSDNSYDIRVPYIVIIGYIDKKLYEKAATMLEDLSTKGKILTPNIWGRLAAGYLDKGEFERAVKCMKVALSLKKDRKGWKPDPKGIMRIFSWFEENGSVNDAESFFNSLRPVVAVNREMYHVLLKLYIAGGKEVERLLNSMRADNIDENEETKLILGLQPNEIQTVKCSV
- the LOC132045330 gene encoding uncharacterized protein LOC132045330, whose product is MASHQIAGGITRDEDSRPLYFKGEHYRHWKARMRTYVQSIDYQLWLVIQDGPLPIPGDDEGKKHEGEASATTSKINKYTKEQMDVMQTNARAKHLLYHALSMEEFENVSSCETAKEIWDKLEMLHEGTITQKVKEAKISLLLHEYDHFLMKEDETIKDMFRRFNKILGDLKALGKSYSNGEQVRKILRILPRVWQTYVDAIPYESFVQMSYDELRNKLIVYEKSFLQRHGQMLHSKPFLMK